One window from the genome of Desulfurellaceae bacterium encodes:
- a CDS encoding restriction endonuclease, whose product MQEPSRAVDLSHKTRSGKTTRTRLIKATAICLLFVFATSALQGNWVSALVWIGGGLGIWIVWQSHTRRRERRERLHELDTMTDAEFSRYAADLLRAQGYEVAPLARPSPPGTDFLLVRGTERRLGRVSRHTRPLTDSVVTEVLSAGHAQGCDGALMLANQPFSLRARTLARHEDCILIDREDLITLVAQYRQGHRVLAFQRPQRSQRRTRL is encoded by the coding sequence ATGCAGGAACCGTCCCGCGCTGTTGATCTGAGCCACAAGACGCGGTCGGGAAAGACCACCCGGACGCGTCTTATCAAGGCCACCGCTATCTGTCTGCTGTTCGTCTTCGCCACCTCTGCCCTCCAGGGCAACTGGGTCAGTGCCCTGGTCTGGATAGGGGGCGGGCTGGGTATCTGGATCGTATGGCAGAGCCATACCCGTCGGCGCGAGCGGCGCGAGCGGCTGCACGAACTCGACACCATGACCGACGCCGAGTTTTCCCGCTATGCGGCCGACCTGTTGCGGGCTCAGGGCTATGAAGTCGCGCCGTTGGCACGCCCCAGCCCACCCGGGACCGATTTTCTGCTGGTCCGGGGCACCGAACGGCGGCTGGGCCGGGTGTCCCGCCACACCCGGCCGCTGACGGACAGCGTGGTCACCGAGGTCCTGTCCGCCGGCCATGCCCAGGGCTGTGACGGAGCGCTGATGCTGGCCAACCAGCCTTTCAGTCTGCGCGCCCGCACCCTGGCCCGACACGAGGACTGCATCCTGATCGACCGCGAGGATCTGATCACGCTGGTTGCCCAGTACCGGCAGGGCCATCGGGTGTTGGCCTTTCAGCGTCCCCAGCGCAGCCAGCGCCGCACACGCCTTTGA